A single Paraburkholderia sp. FT54 DNA region contains:
- a CDS encoding NUDIX hydrolase, giving the protein MKPETWLPHVTVAAIVERDGRFLVVEEHTADGLRLNQPAGHLEAGETLVEAVIRETLEETAYPFAPEALVGMYMTHFGRPGSEGVTYLRFTYCGTGGQADPHRTLDPDIVRTLWMSADELRACPERHRTPLVMQCLDDYLAGRRFPLDFVHTHSVGPKQ; this is encoded by the coding sequence ATGAAACCGGAAACTTGGCTGCCGCACGTCACGGTCGCGGCCATCGTCGAGCGTGACGGGCGCTTTCTCGTGGTAGAGGAACATACCGCCGACGGCCTGCGCCTGAACCAGCCCGCGGGCCATCTGGAGGCGGGCGAGACGCTCGTGGAAGCGGTGATCCGCGAAACGCTCGAGGAAACCGCGTACCCGTTCGCGCCCGAGGCGCTCGTGGGCATGTACATGACCCATTTCGGGCGGCCCGGCAGCGAGGGGGTCACCTACCTGCGCTTCACCTATTGCGGCACGGGCGGCCAAGCCGATCCGCACCGCACCCTCGACCCCGACATCGTCCGCACGTTGTGGATGAGCGCCGACGAATTGCGCGCCTGTCCCGAACGGCACCGCACGCCGCTCGTCATGCAATGTCTCGACGACTACCTCGCGGGCCGGCGTTTCCCGCTCGACTTCGTGCACACGCATTCGGTCGGGCCCAAACAGTAA
- the mnmA gene encoding tRNA 2-thiouridine(34) synthase MnmA, translating into MSKQKVVVGMSGGVDSSVTAWLLKEQGYEVVGLFMKNWEDDDDSEYCSTRQDWIDVVSVADLIGIDVEAVNFASEYKDRVFAEFLREYSAARTPNPDVLCNAEIKFKAFLDHAMSLGAETIATGHYARVRENDGRFELLKAFDHTKDQSYFLHRLNQAQLSKTLFPLGEIPKTKVREIAEQIALPNAKKKDSTGICFIGERPFRDFLNRYLPTRPGPMKTTDGKVVGEHIGLAFYTFGQRKGIGLGGSKDGSGEPWFVAGKDIPSNTLYVAQGHDHSWLLSHTLSAGNTSWVAGAPPADGFACGAKTRYRQADAPCTFSAAGVDDGLFELNFDAAQWAVTPGQSAVLYDGDVCLGGGIIEHAVTGQPVARQPQKAALLGAR; encoded by the coding sequence ATGAGCAAGCAGAAAGTCGTAGTAGGCATGTCGGGCGGCGTCGATTCGTCGGTCACCGCGTGGCTGCTGAAGGAACAGGGCTACGAGGTGGTCGGCCTGTTCATGAAAAACTGGGAAGACGATGACGACAGCGAGTACTGCTCGACGCGGCAGGACTGGATCGACGTGGTGTCGGTGGCGGACCTGATCGGCATCGACGTCGAAGCGGTCAACTTCGCCTCCGAATACAAGGACCGCGTGTTCGCCGAATTCCTGCGCGAATACTCGGCGGCCCGCACGCCGAATCCGGACGTGCTCTGCAACGCCGAAATCAAGTTCAAGGCTTTCCTCGACCACGCCATGTCGCTCGGCGCGGAAACCATCGCGACCGGCCACTATGCGCGCGTGCGCGAGAACGACGGCCGCTTCGAACTGCTGAAGGCATTCGACCATACGAAAGATCAGTCGTACTTCCTGCATCGGTTGAATCAGGCGCAATTGTCCAAGACGCTGTTTCCGCTGGGCGAGATTCCGAAAACCAAAGTACGTGAAATCGCCGAACAGATCGCGCTGCCCAATGCGAAGAAGAAAGATTCGACCGGCATCTGCTTTATCGGCGAACGGCCGTTCCGCGATTTCCTGAACCGCTATCTTCCAACCAGGCCCGGCCCGATGAAAACCACCGACGGCAAGGTGGTCGGCGAGCACATCGGCCTCGCGTTCTACACGTTCGGCCAGCGCAAGGGCATCGGCCTCGGCGGCAGCAAGGACGGCAGCGGCGAGCCGTGGTTCGTGGCCGGCAAGGACATCCCGTCGAACACGCTGTATGTCGCGCAGGGTCACGATCACTCGTGGCTGCTCAGCCATACGCTGTCGGCGGGCAATACGAGCTGGGTGGCGGGCGCGCCGCCGGCTGACGGTTTCGCGTGCGGCGCGAAGACCCGTTACCGGCAAGCGGATGCACCGTGCACATTCAGCGCGGCGGGCGTGGACGACGGCCTCTTCGAACTGAATTTCGACGCGGCGCAATGGGCTGTCACACCGGGGCAATCCGCGGTGCTCTACGATGGCGACGTGTGCCTCGGCGGCGGCATCATCGAACATGCGGTCACCGGACAGCCGGTCGCGCGCCAGCCGCAAAAAGCGGCGCTGCTGGGCGCCCGTTGA
- a CDS encoding Re/Si-specific NAD(P)(+) transhydrogenase subunit alpha, protein MHIGVPAETRAHETRVAATPETVKKYVTQGHRVTIQSGAGTGASFPDDAFTAAGAEIVDAATAFGADLVLKVQSPTDAELPLLKRGATLVGMLDPFNTENSSKLATAGVTAFALEAAPRTTRAQSLDVLSSQANIAGYKAVLLAATLYPRFMPMLMTAAGTVKAARVLILGAGVAGLQAIATAKRLGAVIEASDVRPAVKEQIESLGAKFLDVPYETDEEREAAQGVGGYARPMPPSWLTRQSALVHERAKQADVVISTALIPGRAAPTLISVETVQAMKPGSVLIDLAAGRGGEYEGQRGGNCPLTEADKVVIKHGVTIVGYTNLASMVPADASSLYARNLLDFLKLIITKEGALNIDLADDIVAATLLARDGEVTRKA, encoded by the coding sequence ATGCACATCGGAGTGCCAGCCGAGACGCGCGCGCACGAAACCCGCGTCGCCGCGACGCCCGAAACGGTCAAGAAGTACGTGACCCAGGGCCACCGGGTCACAATCCAGAGCGGCGCCGGCACCGGCGCCAGCTTTCCTGACGATGCCTTCACGGCCGCCGGCGCGGAGATCGTCGACGCGGCGACCGCGTTCGGCGCCGATCTGGTCCTGAAGGTCCAGTCGCCGACCGATGCCGAGCTGCCGCTACTCAAGCGCGGCGCGACGCTAGTCGGCATGCTCGACCCGTTTAATACCGAAAACTCATCAAAGCTGGCGACTGCGGGCGTCACTGCGTTCGCGCTCGAAGCCGCGCCTCGGACCACGCGCGCGCAGAGCCTCGATGTTTTGAGCTCGCAGGCGAACATCGCCGGCTACAAGGCGGTGTTGCTGGCGGCCACACTTTATCCGCGCTTCATGCCGATGCTGATGACCGCTGCCGGTACGGTCAAAGCGGCGCGCGTGCTGATTCTCGGCGCGGGCGTGGCCGGTCTGCAGGCGATTGCGACCGCCAAGCGTCTCGGCGCCGTGATCGAGGCCTCCGACGTTCGCCCGGCGGTAAAAGAGCAGATCGAGTCGCTCGGCGCCAAGTTTCTCGACGTGCCCTACGAAACCGATGAGGAGCGCGAAGCCGCGCAAGGCGTCGGCGGCTATGCGCGGCCGATGCCGCCGTCGTGGCTCACGCGCCAGTCGGCACTGGTCCACGAGCGGGCCAAGCAGGCCGACGTGGTGATTTCCACCGCGCTGATTCCGGGGCGCGCCGCACCGACACTGATCTCGGTCGAAACCGTGCAGGCGATGAAACCCGGCTCCGTGCTGATCGACCTCGCCGCAGGTCGCGGTGGCGAGTACGAAGGCCAGCGCGGCGGCAATTGCCCGCTCACCGAGGCGGACAAAGTCGTGATCAAACACGGCGTGACGATCGTCGGCTATACGAATCTGGCCTCGATGGTGCCCGCCGACGCGTCCTCGCTCTACGCACGCAACCTGCTCGACTTCCTCAAGCTGATCATCACGAAGGAAGGCGCCCTGAACATCGATCTCGCGGACGATATCGTCGCGGCCACGCTGCTGGCCCGCGACGGCGAAGTCACGCGCAAGGCATAG
- a CDS encoding YafY family protein, translating into MRRYHRGTVPVLFYTTPTMTRRADRLFQIAELLRGRRLTTAQQLADWLNISLRTVYRDVRDLQLSGVPIEGEAGIGYRLSRTASLPPLTFTADELAALAAGARMLESWGGAGFAGGARGALAKIASAMPADKRATLERLAVFAPSFHIKGNFSAQLDALHRAIDTRQVVSFAYVDVNGAATERRVWPLALAYWGARWTLGAWCELRSDFRNFGLEKIQNLQILEQYPDQEGRRLADLLRHVNAKPK; encoded by the coding sequence ATGCGGCGCTATCATCGCGGGACTGTCCCTGTCCTTTTCTACACGACGCCCACCATGACGCGCCGCGCCGACCGCCTGTTCCAGATCGCCGAACTGCTGCGCGGACGGCGTCTGACCACTGCGCAACAACTCGCCGACTGGCTGAATATCTCGCTGCGCACGGTCTATCGCGACGTGCGCGATCTGCAGTTGTCAGGGGTGCCAATCGAAGGCGAAGCCGGGATTGGCTACCGGCTGAGCCGTACGGCGAGTTTGCCGCCGCTCACCTTCACCGCCGACGAACTGGCCGCGCTCGCTGCGGGCGCACGCATGCTCGAATCGTGGGGCGGCGCCGGCTTTGCAGGCGGCGCGCGCGGGGCGCTCGCCAAGATCGCCTCGGCCATGCCCGCCGATAAGCGCGCGACGCTGGAGAGGCTCGCGGTCTTCGCGCCGTCGTTTCACATCAAAGGGAATTTTTCCGCGCAACTCGACGCGCTGCATCGCGCGATCGACACGCGGCAGGTGGTGAGCTTTGCCTATGTCGATGTGAACGGCGCGGCAACCGAACGCCGTGTCTGGCCGCTTGCTCTCGCTTATTGGGGCGCGCGCTGGACGCTTGGCGCGTGGTGTGAATTGCGGAGCGATTTTCGCAATTTCGGGCTGGAGAAGATCCAGAATCTCCAGATACTCGAACAGTATCCGGATCAGGAAGGCAGGCGGCTTGCGGACCTGCTGCGGCATGTGAATGCCAAGCCGAAGTGA
- a CDS encoding NAD(P) transhydrogenase subunit alpha — MEVINHTVINLIIFVLAIYVGYHVVWNVTPALHTPLMAVTNAISAIVIVGAMLAAGLTLGTPGKFFGTLAVALAAVNVFGGFLVTRRMLEMFRKKEPKKLTAAAKENA; from the coding sequence ATGGAAGTCATCAACCACACCGTCATTAACCTGATCATCTTCGTGCTGGCGATCTACGTCGGCTACCACGTGGTCTGGAACGTCACGCCCGCGCTGCACACGCCGCTGATGGCCGTGACCAACGCGATTTCGGCGATAGTGATCGTCGGCGCGATGCTCGCCGCGGGTCTGACGTTAGGCACGCCCGGCAAGTTCTTCGGCACGCTCGCGGTCGCACTCGCGGCGGTCAACGTGTTCGGCGGCTTTCTCGTCACGCGACGAATGCTGGAGATGTTCCGCAAGAAAGAGCCGAAGAAGCTCACCGCAGCCGCCAAGGAGAACGCGTAA
- a CDS encoding NAD(P)(+) transhydrogenase (Re/Si-specific) subunit beta, whose amino-acid sequence MSLNVVTLLYLVASVCFIQALKGLSNPKTARIGNTFGMAGMAIAILTTIALIVKQASGLGSNLGLGLGLLLVALVIGGAVGAFVAARVEMTKMPELVAAMHSLIGLAAVCIAYAVVSEPSAFGLVDPENTAPGFLPYGNRVELFIGTFVGAITFSGSVIAFGKLSGKYKFRLFQGAPVVYGGQHLINLLLALAMLGFGVIFFLTQSWLPFIIMTLIAFVLGVLIIIPIGGADMPVVVSMLNSYSGWAAAGIGFSLNNPMLIIAGSLVGSSGAILSYIMCRAMNRSFFNVILGGFGNEAGAAAAGGSAEQRPVKSGSADDASFMLGNAETVVIVPGYGLAVARAQHALKELTDKLVEKGIEVKYAIHPVAGRMPGHMNVLLAEAEVPYDMVFEMDDINGEFGQVDVVLVLGANDVVNPAAKNDPKSPIAGMPIIEAYKARTVIVNKRSMAAGYAGLDNDLFYMDKTMMVFGDAKKVIEDMVKAVE is encoded by the coding sequence ATGAGTCTGAACGTCGTCACGCTGCTTTATCTGGTCGCGTCGGTCTGTTTCATTCAGGCGCTCAAGGGGCTGTCCAATCCGAAGACGGCGCGCATCGGCAATACCTTCGGCATGGCGGGGATGGCGATTGCGATCCTCACCACCATCGCGCTGATCGTCAAACAGGCTTCGGGGCTCGGCTCGAATCTCGGCTTGGGACTCGGCCTGCTGCTGGTCGCGCTGGTGATCGGCGGCGCGGTCGGTGCGTTCGTCGCCGCGCGCGTCGAGATGACCAAGATGCCGGAACTGGTCGCGGCGATGCACTCGCTGATCGGTCTTGCCGCCGTGTGTATCGCGTATGCGGTGGTGTCGGAGCCGTCCGCGTTCGGGCTCGTCGATCCGGAGAACACGGCGCCGGGCTTCCTGCCGTACGGTAATCGCGTCGAGTTGTTCATCGGCACGTTCGTCGGCGCGATCACGTTCTCGGGTTCGGTGATCGCGTTCGGCAAGCTGTCGGGCAAGTACAAGTTCCGGCTCTTCCAGGGCGCGCCGGTCGTCTATGGCGGACAGCATCTGATCAACCTGCTGCTCGCGCTTGCGATGCTCGGCTTCGGCGTGATCTTCTTCCTCACACAGTCGTGGCTGCCGTTCATCATCATGACGCTGATCGCGTTCGTGCTCGGCGTGCTGATCATCATCCCGATCGGCGGCGCGGACATGCCGGTGGTGGTGTCGATGCTGAACTCGTACTCGGGCTGGGCGGCGGCGGGCATCGGCTTCTCGCTGAACAATCCGATGCTGATCATCGCGGGCTCGCTGGTGGGTTCATCCGGTGCGATCCTGTCGTACATCATGTGCCGGGCGATGAACCGTTCGTTCTTCAACGTGATTCTCGGTGGCTTCGGTAACGAGGCGGGCGCGGCGGCCGCAGGTGGGTCGGCGGAGCAGCGTCCGGTGAAATCGGGCTCGGCCGACGATGCATCGTTCATGCTCGGCAATGCCGAAACCGTGGTGATCGTGCCGGGCTATGGACTCGCGGTGGCGCGTGCGCAGCATGCGTTGAAGGAGCTGACCGACAAGCTGGTCGAGAAGGGCATCGAGGTGAAGTACGCGATTCACCCGGTGGCCGGCCGCATGCCGGGTCATATGAACGTGCTGCTCGCCGAAGCCGAAGTGCCGTACGACATGGTGTTCGAGATGGACGACATCAACGGCGAATTCGGCCAGGTCGACGTGGTGCTGGTGCTCGGTGCGAACGACGTGGTGAATCCGGCGGCGAAGAACGATCCGAAGTCGCCGATTGCGGGCATGCCGATCATCGAGGCTTATAAGGCACGCACGGTCATCGTGAACAAGCGTTCGATGGCCGCAGGTTACGCCGGGCTCGACAACGATCTGTTCTACATGGACAAGACGATGATGGTGTTCGGCGATGCCAAAAAGGTGATCGAGGACATGGTGAAGGCCGTCGAATAA
- a CDS encoding VOC family protein: protein MSASSKVVAWFEIPSVDFDRAVRFYEAALDVKLNVQEVGGQPIAVFGYEEPATGGAIVHSPSMTPTDDGVLVYLNAQPTVDAALARVEQAGGKTDGPVIKLPQDIGYIAFFTDTEGNRLGLHSRTNG from the coding sequence ATGTCCGCATCATCCAAAGTTGTTGCATGGTTCGAGATTCCGTCCGTCGATTTCGATCGCGCCGTCCGCTTCTATGAAGCCGCGCTCGACGTCAAACTGAATGTCCAAGAAGTCGGCGGCCAGCCGATCGCCGTATTCGGCTACGAGGAACCGGCCACCGGCGGCGCGATCGTCCACAGCCCGTCGATGACGCCGACCGACGACGGCGTACTCGTCTATCTGAACGCGCAACCGACCGTCGACGCCGCCCTCGCGCGCGTCGAGCAAGCCGGCGGCAAGACCGACGGCCCGGTGATCAAACTGCCGCAGGATATCGGCTATATCGCGTTCTTCACCGACACGGAAGGCAACCGCCTCGGCCTGCATTCGCGGACCAACGGCTAA